A section of the Oncorhynchus gorbuscha isolate QuinsamMale2020 ecotype Even-year linkage group LG06, OgorEven_v1.0, whole genome shotgun sequence genome encodes:
- the LOC124038206 gene encoding synaptopodin 2-like protein, translating to MVSEEVVITLSGGAPWGFRLQGGVEHQKPLQVAKVRKRSKACRAGLREGDELVSINDQPCGGLSHAQAMTIIDNSPGILHIQVKRAPAGFQSVVLLTRAPSPRIDKEYRATLRAMSPSSRLHHTATVMEVPHGRSSLLSPMVRRCLTSPPGSEAYYGETDSDAEVAANERQRRQKHRNPSNLPGKAFGRASPEGGETSEFSGYDSAPDARVYPGLLGHGLLDGRGGGEGLPGVARREVIYQPPPGMWSSQTSTETSSIISSVEDQVSGQDRVMEEDRTFQEPSNVVPLVSPERAKEAMQLSSRRQMVPMVGPIDTPLDEELSVTYMDKAKQAKLNRGDTVQDKKVKEARTKCRSIASLLTDAPNPNSKGVLMFKKRRQRSKKYTLTSFGSVDEDMQHNSPEEDGLFPGSESEFDEDGFSAAPDTTWDSDYLDALEKRATAGGERGDGAEDAPSPGLSDISGKGAQLFEQQRKRAAEHAKKVAAAQPQIRTQSPNQLQIQEQPQPYAQSQPQPKTQPPMYQPQQPMAPPPPVAFQEEARSVAEGPMAPAPAAPTAYSMANGDVAYSPVSTAGMVMSPLTVASNPITTQVSILTTHIPPLQTPLPELSFSSVLNRTARPFNPGFVTNRAATAPVVFRPVITKSAPRPATSVSIVGPPFSTSSEPPPSGNPAFFSPPSSVCRGPFSTSTSALATHPRPAFSVENLAEPPMPSVPQASFTAIPPPPAQFSGGPIPPPPGSFANVPSIPPSSPFSGAPLPQAPVSVAQSAPAPVSFDPIHQPQVSVAQMPQASVSVVPLPNPTTPTPILRSPISKVPPAPGGRTGILLEARRRSGRRPMFRVPAEKKNSPNPDLLNMVQNLDDRPLYRSYSESVMGFESGAEEDQGAEVCRGRMPPLVAPKPRVIHEAPQIPQEEGKGAQLFARRQSRMDRYVVDTPQETAYRQEVSLPGVGPQDAPNPNINSQWKLSPNIRAPPPIGYNPLLAPSCPVGPQRDTSRSDRGDWGGKGGIAFQREGIKALDFMRRQPYQLNSAMFGGSVAKLSAIPSYQDQRQQQGGYTTMVGSTMTPPRQIPVKAARVYEIKRFSTPTPMSAPSLAPTVIAPRSATTLGERLTRSDMISPTPAPLSPPPAPFFAPAPVSASPSVLAPTYSGGLPGLPRINVTPVRNSIPIPAPYPGVSYSGLQGAKQFQSAPELSFLANRPTPLRANAMQAPKPRFIATKVGVQPCVWRPGAM from the exons ATGGTGTCAGAAGAGGTTGTAATCACCTTGTCCGGTGGAGCACCATGGGGCTTTCGTCTCCAGGGGGGCGTGGAGCACCAGAAACCACTTCAGGTGGCCAAG GTGCGTAAGCGCAGTAAGGCGTGCAGAGCAGGACTGCGGGAGGGTGATGAGCTGGTGTCCATCAACGACCAGCCATGTGGAGGTCTGTCCCACGCCCAGGCCATGACCATAATCGACAACTCCCCAGGAATACTACACATCCAGGTCAAGAG GGCGCCGGCAGGCTTCCAGTCCGTGGTGCTATTGACCCGCGCCCCATCACCCCGTATCGACAAAGAGTACCGAGCCACCCTGCGCGCCATGTCCCCCTCCTCCAGACTGCACCACACAGCCACTGTCATGGAAGTCCCCCATGGCAGGTCCTCCCTCCTATCCCCCATGGTGCGCAGATGCCTCACCTCGCCCCCAGGCAGCGAGGCCTACTACGGGGAGACAGACAGTGACGCAGAAGTGGCGGCCAACGAGAGGCAGAGGAGGCAGAAGCACAGAAATCCCAGCAACTTACCCGGAAAAGCCTTCGGTAGAGCCTCCCCGGAGGGAGGGGAGACCTCAGAGTTTAGCGGCTATGACAGTGCCCCAGATGCCCGGGTCTACCCAGGGCTCCTGGGCCACGGGTTACTGGATggcagaggagggggggagggccTGCCAGGGGTGGCCCGCAGGGAAGTGATCTACCAGCCCCCTCCAGGGATGTGGTCCTCCCAGACCTCCACAGAGACATCCTCCATCATCTCCTCGGTTGAGGACCAGGTCTCAGggcaggacagagtgatggaggaggaCAGAACCTTCCAGGAGCCATCCAACGTTGTCCCACTAGTGTCACCCGAGAGGGCAAAGGAAGCCATGCAGCTGAGCTCCCGTAGGCAGATGGTGCCCATGGTGGGGCCTATAGACACGCCTCTGGACGAGGAGCTCAGTGTCACCTACATGGACAAGGCCAAGCAAGCCA AACTGAACCGGGGTGACACGGTTCAAGACAAAAAGGTGAAGGAGGCCAGAACCAAGTGCCGCTCTATCGCCTCCCTTCTGACAGACGCCCCCAACCCCAACTCCAAGGGCGTGCTGATGTTCAAGAAGCGCAGGCAGCGCTCCAAGAAGTACACGTTGACCAGCTTCGGCAGCGTGGACGAGGACATGCAGCACAATTCCCCAGAGGAAGATGGTCTCTTCCCAGGAAGCGAGTCGGAGTTTGATGAGGATGGCTTCTCGGCCGCCCCCGACACCACCTGGGACAGTGACTACCTGGATGCGCTGGAGAAGAGGGCGACCGCAGGTGGAGAGCGAGGGGATGGGGCAGAAGATGCCCCCAGTCCCGGCCTGAGCGACATCTCTGGGAAGGGCGCCCAGCTGTTTGAGCAGCAGAGGAAGAGGGCGGCCGAGCACGCCAAGAAGGTGGCTGCCGCCCAACCTCAGATAAGGACCCAATCACCGAACCAACTACAGATCCAGGAGCAGCCTCAGCCATATGCACAGAGCCAGCCCCAGCCAAAAACACAACCACCGATGTACCAGCCTCAGCAGCCCATGGCACCACCGCCCCCTGTAGCCTTCCAGGAGGAGGCTCGGTCTGTGGCAGAGGGGCCTATGGCACCGGCCCCAGCTGCTCCTACTGCCTACAGCATGGCTAATGGAGACGTCGCCTACTCTCCAGTGAGCACGGCtggcatggtgatgtcaccctTGACTGTGGCATCCAACCCAATCACCACCCAAGTGTCGATCTTAACCACTCACATACCTCCACTCCAAACACCGCTGCCAGAACTCTCCTTCAGCTCTGTTCTCAACAGAACAGCCCGCCCCTTCAACCCAGGGTTCGTGACCAACCGAGCCGCCACCGCTCCTGTTGTGTTCCGCCCCGTCATCACCAAAAGCGCCCCGCGCCCGGCGACCTCTGTGTCTATTGTAGGACCTCCCTTCTCCACCTCATCAGAGCCGCCTCCAAGTGGTAATCCCGCCTTCTTCTCTCCCCCGTCCTCTGTGTGCAGAGGACCCTTCTCCACCTCAACCTCAGCACTGGCGACTCATCCTCGTCCTGCCTTCTCTGTGGAGAACCTGGCAGAACCACCCATGCCCTCTGTTCCACAGGCTTCCTTCACAGCCATACCTCCACCCCCAGCACAATTCTCAGGTGGCCCCATACCCCCACCTCCAGGATCATTTGCCAATGTACCCTCAATTCCACCCTCATCACCATTCTCAGGTGCACCCCTACCCCAAGCCCCAGTCTCAGTGGCTCAATCAGCCCCAGCTCCAGTGTCTTTTGACCCCATACACCAACCTCAAGTTTCTGTTGCCCAGATGCCCCAAGCTTCTGTCTCAGTTGTCCCACTCCCAAACCCCACAACTCCAACACCTATACTCAGATCCCCCATATCCAAGGTCCCACCTGCCCCTGGTGGTCGTACCGGCATCCTCCTAGAGGCTCGTCGGCGCAGCGGCAGGAGGCCCATGTTTCGAGTACCTGCTGAGAAGAAGAACTCTCCCAACCCTGACCTGCTGAACATGGTGCAGAACCTGGATGATAGACCCCTCTACAGAAGCTACTCAGAGAGTGTGATGGGCTTTGAGTCTGGTGCAGAAGAAGACCAGGGTGCTGAAGTCTGCCGGGGAAGGATGCCTCCACTGGTGGCCCCCAAACCTAGGGTCATCCACGAGGCCCCTCAGATCCCCCAGGAAGAAGGCAAGGGGGCTCAGCTGTTTGCCCGCAGGCAGAGCCGCATGGACCGGTATGTGGTAGACACTCCACAGGAGACCGCCTACCGGCAGGAGGTCTCCCTCCCAGGGGTCGGGCCCCAGGATGCTCCCAATCCCAATATCAACTCACAGTGGAAGTTATCCCCCAACATCCGCGCTCCCCCGCCTATCGGCTACAATCCTCTGCTGGCCCCTTCCTGTCCCGTGGGGCCACAGAGAGATACCAGCAGGTCTGACAGGGGGGACTGGGGAGGCAAAGGAGGGATCGCCTTTCAGAGAGAGGGAATCAAAGCTCTGGATTTCATGAGAAGGCAGCCTTACCAGCTCAACTCAGCTATGTTCGGGGGTAGTGTTGCCAAGCTGTCGGCGATTCCCTCCTACCAGGACCAGAGGCAGCAGCAGGGAGGGTACACTACTATGGTGGGCAGCACCATGACCCCTCCCAGACAGATCCCAGTCAAAGCGGCCCGTGTGTATGAGATCAAGCGCTTCTCCACACCCACGCCCATGTCAGCCCCGAGCCTGGCCCCTACCGTGATCGCTCCTCGCTCAGCCACAACGCTGGGAGAACGCCTGACTCGCTCCGATATGATCTCTCCaacccctgctcctctctccccaccccctgccCCTTTCTTTGCCCCAgctcctgtctctgcctcaccTTCCGTCCTTGCTCCTACCTATTCAGGGGGCCTGCCTGGACTGCCCAGAATCAATGTTACCCCTGTCCGCAactccatccccatcccagcaCCCTATCCTGGAGTGTCCTACAGTGGGCTCCAAGGAGCCAAGCAGTTTCAGAGTGCCCCTGAGCTTAGTTTCCTTGCTAACCGTCCCACTCCCCTAAGGGCGAATGCCATGCAGGCGCCAAAACCCCGCTTCATCGCCACCAAGGTGGGCGTCCAGCCGTGTGTGTGGAGACCAGGTGCCATGTGA